The proteins below come from a single Desulfuromonas acetoxidans DSM 684 genomic window:
- the mce gene encoding methylmalonyl-CoA epimerase has product MVKKINHIGVAVKSIEEAAPLYREVYGMKDEGVEVVAEQKVKVAFFAVGESRIELLEPTSDDSPVARFMEKNGPGIHHVAYEVEDVEAELAKLSDLGIRLIDTVPRCGAHETKIAFLHPKSSGGILTELCQVNH; this is encoded by the coding sequence ATGGTAAAGAAAATCAATCACATTGGCGTCGCTGTTAAAAGCATTGAAGAGGCAGCTCCGCTCTATCGCGAAGTTTACGGCATGAAGGATGAGGGCGTTGAAGTTGTTGCGGAGCAAAAGGTGAAGGTTGCCTTCTTTGCCGTGGGCGAAAGCCGTATTGAGCTGCTCGAACCGACCAGTGATGATTCTCCGGTCGCTCGATTTATGGAGAAAAATGGGCCTGGTATTCATCATGTGGCGTATGAGGTGGAAGATGTCGAAGCGGAGTTGGCCAAGCTCTCAGACCTCGGGATTCGTCTCATTGATACGGTGCCGCGCTGCGGCGCGCATGAAACCAAAATTGCTTTTCTGCATCCCAAAAGCAGTGGCGGTATTTTAACAGAATTGTGTCAGGTCAATCACTGA